A portion of the Toxoplasma gondii ME49 chromosome VIIb, whole genome shotgun sequence genome contains these proteins:
- a CDS encoding DnaJ domain-containing protein (encoded by transcript TGME49_259980~Predicted trans-membrane domain (TMHMM2.0):339-362) → MEGNKDEALRCLQLARRALESQDFAKALRMAERAQRMFPTSEGGTYVSICSSKLKESSQSSEPRFRSGSSSQGAREAARAAPPEVPSTSAGKANENGSEGASSRLHREGTSPARRRTSYSSAYSSSHVKPESADPDNSSSPGARMHATHATHAQPKVAASFSSRSQSSSSFSSSERAESTLPRSSSTPAAASSRGNYTAEQVALCTRVLTTKCYYQTLGVDRGATDEVIKKAYKKLALQLHPDKNRAPHAEEAFKKVSKVSQCLLDPEKRSRYDQHGEEEAANGGTRVRYRQEEGITPEELFQAFFGFTMGDPGRGRGQTRYYYQRRPQRGNGEEHGGGLYYLLQILPMAIMFLIMFVGNFFPHSGTQPTAPYSFLQTSDYPVHRLTRYHSVRFYVSPYFRRDYPDESEKLRDLEMAIELKFYHSKCQKEKEDLSRQLNVAHYYRASEAKVREILDRPRPHCQIYDSLWSQRTRRS, encoded by the exons ATGGAAGGCAACAAAGACGAGGCTCTGCGTTGCCTCCAGCTGGCCAGACGCGCCCTCGAGTCCCAGGACTTCGCAAAG GCCCTGCGAATGGCAGAGCGTGCGCAGCGGATGTTTCCGACGTCAGAGGGGGGGACGTATGTATCGATTTGCTCCTCGAAATTGAAGGAGTCTTCCCAGTCGTCGGAGCCTCGCTTTCGCTCGGGCTCATCAAGCCAAGGCGCGCGGGAGGCTGCGCGTGCTGCGCCACCGGAAGTTCCCTCCACGTCTGCTGGGAAGGCCAACGAGAACGGCAGCGAAGGGGCGAGCAGCCGCCTCCACAGAGAAGGCACTTCTCCTGCGCGAAGACGAACCAGTTACAGCAGCGCCTACTCCAGCAGCCACGTTAAGCCGGAGTCTGCGGACCCCGACAACTCCAGCTCTCCTGgcgcacgcatgcatgcaacgcatGCGACGCACGCACAGCCCAAAGTCGCCGCGAGTTTCAGCTCTAGGTCGcagtcctcgtcttcgttctcgtcttcagAGAGAGCGGAGTCGACCCTtccgagaagcagcagcactcctgctgctgcttccaGTCGGGGCAACTACACCGCAGAACAAGTCGCTCTTTGCACGCGAGTCCTGACCACGAAGTGCTACTACCAGACTCTGGGGGTCGACAGAGGCGCCACAGACGAGGTGATCAAAAAGGCCTACAAAAAG CTGGCACTTCAACTTCACCCCGACAAAAACCGTGCTCCTCACGCGGAAGAGGCGTTCAAGAAG GTCTCAAAGGTCTCCCAGTGCCTCCTCGACcccgagaagagaagccgcTACGACCAACacggggaggaagaggcggcgAATGGAGGAACGCGGGTGCGCTATCGTCAGGAGGAAGGAATCACTCCTGAG gagtTATTTCAAGCCTTCTTTGGCTTTACCATGGGCGACCCAGGTCGAGGACGCGGGCAGACGCGCTACTACTACCAGAGGCGGCCTCAAAGAGGGAACGGAGA GGAACATGGTGGAGGCCTTTATTACCTTCTACAA ATTCTCCCGATGGCCATCATGTTCCTCATCATGTTCGTCGGCAACTTTTTCCCGCATTCTGGCACGCAG CCGACAGCGCCGTACTCGTTTCTGCAAACGTCCGACTATCCCGTGCATCGTCTGACACGCTACCACAGCGTGCGGTTCTACGTCTCTCCGTATTTTCGGCGAGATTACCCCGACGAATCCGAAAAGCTGAGAGAT CTGGAGATGGCAATCGAGCTGAAGTTTTACCACAGCAAATGccaaaaagagaaagaagatctGTCCAGACAGTTGAACGTCGCACACTACTATCGCGCCTCCG AAGCGAAAGTTCGGGAAATCCTTGACAGGCCTCGTCCGCACTGTCAAATCTACGACTCCTTGTGG AGTCAACGGACGCGGCGGAGCTAG
- a CDS encoding hypothetical protein (encoded by transcript TGME49_259970), translated as MPSDFLASQLFLISQHFRVCRHISFLRERVPVYDPLHMRRMWPPTGFDRQGPQSPGGLGASDLPEGAFSRSLFSTPRALENSSTRSSLSEKEVPSESCEKTAKASPPGLRMEETQRASGNVFRPFRSQHHWRSSPSFTSFGSSQDLSSSPLYRFSNVSSNPQFFSSRTLGATSCETRRRLSVPEDSLSGGSVPVISCDSKTSVVLSPLCLPSLAGYPPGVCTPRSPKGGESSTRQSISSVSTDAFSLKSITPRNSASSFWTDSGCLTPFGSVSPGALSRPLGHPPSTGSYEKSAKSLSACRSCPASVFAAYAIEAESLGADDDVEQPEEESSETDDGESALRRPVSQSGVSGPTGRVRDSRLCVDVSPARGVFFVPSYLREKACKRECVLTCVPALSPLKGITLPRLGESSRCAFWAIPMNGDAEERQRKAGRSEEGGLSSGGIPANAGDNKKGTGLPAGSLASRGSEDAHSRPVATERQGPALSGDAWTGALRQPAHADQTGTRTTSDGSGRKNSCDLSISTDMSQTEEKAASRIARRAGGDVSAADFPARQSNGALPQEVDKIDWSAEMETRQGSNGIWASFQLICKVKTIEKASLVLP; from the coding sequence ATGCCCTCAGATTTCTTGGCGTCTCAACTTTTTCTCATTTCCCAGCATTTTCGTGTTTGCCGTCATATCAGTTTTCTTCGGGAAAGGGTTCCTGTTTACGACCCACTCCACATGCGTAGGATGTGGCCTCCGACTGGGTTTGACAGACAGGGCCCACAGTCACCTGGGGGACTCGGTGCTTCCGATCTGCCGGAGGGAGCCTTCTcacgttctctcttctctacCCCACGTGCTTTAGAAAATAGTTCGACCCGGAGTTCACTttcagagaaagaagtgCCGTCAGAGAGCTGTgaaaagacagcgaaggcgtcGCCGCCGGGTCTCCGCatggaagagacacagagggcgAGTGGAAATGTCTTTCGTCCGTTTCGATCTCAACACCACTGGCGCTCTTCTCCGAGTTTTACTTCCTTCGGGAGCTCTCAGGatctctcgtcttccccgcTGTACCGTTTTTCAAACGTGTCTTCGAATCCGCAATTCTTTAGCAGCCGAACGCTGGGCGCCACGTCATGCGAAACTCGACGCCGCCTCAGCGTGCCTGAAGACAGTCTCTCCGGAGGCAGTGTCCCCGTGATCTCTTGCGACAGTAAAACTTCGGTTGTTCTGTCCCCCCTCTGCCTGCCCAGCCTCGCTGGGTACCctccaggtgtatgtacacctcggTCGCCGAAAGGCGGCGAGTCGTCGACGCGGCAGTCCATCTCGAGCGTGTCGACAGATGCGTTTTCACTCAAGTCGATCACGCCGAGGAACagtgcgtcttctttctggaCTGACTCGGGTTGTTTGACGCCTTTTGGGTCTGTCTCGCCGGGCGCGCTTTCGCGGCCTTTGGGCCACCCGCCGTCGACGGGGAGTTACGAGAAGTCGGCAAAGTCCTTGTCAGCATGCAGGTCGTGCCCTGCGTCTGTCTTCGCTGCGTATGCCATTGAGGCGGAGAGCCTCGGTGCCGACGACGATGTAGAGCAACCCGAGGAAGAGTCGTCAGAGACAGATGACGGTGAGTCTGCGCTAAGACGTCCCGTCAGTCAGTCGGGGGTATCCGGCCCGACAGGACGAGTTCGGGACTCTCGTTTGTGTGTCGATGTCTCTCCAGCAAGGGGCGTCTTCTTTGTCCCATCGTATCTTAGGGAGAAAGCGTGTAAAAGGGAATGCGTGCTCACGTGTGTACCTGCGTTGTCACCACTTAAAGGCATTACTCTTCCTAGACTGGGAGAGTCGTCTAGGTGCGCGTTCTGGGCAATTCCCATGAACGGTGATGCGGAGgagcggcagagaaaagctggcaggagcgaggaaggcggacTTTCTTCTGGGGGCATTCCCGCGAATGCTGGCGACAACAAGAAAGGGACTGGTTTGCCAGCTGGGTCTCTGGCTTCGCGTGGAAGTGAAGACGCGCACTCTCGTCCTGTCGCGACGGAGAGGCAAGGCCCGGCACTCAGCGGAGACGCGTGGACTGGGGCACTCCGGCAGCCGGCGCACGCTGACCAGACGGGCACACGGACTACGAGTGATGggagcgggagaaagaactcCTGCGATTTATCCATCTCAACGGATATGTCTCAGACTGAAGAGAAGGCCGCTTCTCGTATCGCTAGAAGAGCGGGAGGAGACGTGTCTGCGGCAGACTTCCCAGCCCGGCAATCGAATGGTGCCTTGCCGCAAGAAGTCGACAAGATAGATTGGAGTGCAGAGATGGAAACGCGACAAGGCAGTAACGGGATCTGGGCGTCCTTCCAGTTGATTTGCAAGGTGAAGACGATCGAAAAagcttctctcgtccttccgTAG
- a CDS encoding Bardet-Biedl syndrome 5, putative (encoded by transcript TGME49_259965): MGACMSAIESLWQSSLDGGNSPGGGPLWQDRQIRWDQPKQRLLLRPGEVLRKQFDKVEDTKGDNGIGVLQITNLRVIWYCLYVPRLNISIGLHCVTYLHYSMAESSTFGKARALHLMSRFNSTRFEFSFAIRADHAYILFKEMEDAIQSYRATIIYKDLLLRDGRVVTDAGEIEILEGERIVKFVESCHSLTENSAYPGKMYVTNYRILWVSNQTPFMNISLPYVQMKHVLSRYSQHGTAMVVESQPTAGGYCLAFRIQPVASDSAKQHEREPSLSPHQQLSALISTVNKCFHDIRACPCFGPVDDDRKTEQDNFVIVVSGGPAAPAVPSAVPTPPSAIVDNAALPVSRQAPPGASHMLESDVPVLLSTDVGTSVPERGAAGREHLLEELRGEPGEHERRQLDSGVRFGSGRSGCEVEQPQEERERRRCLLEADVAPESMEREMEEVVDRSRNLPVEQETQRTTPAPPDEPCVEPQLTELLVGEGPGMPELAPGGFPAPPGGPSRPVRSMGRFPFSSFSSPSNAPSASSQARAGPAPSPPSSSLAVPLPEGDTCNISSSSPRLRTPGLSPRARGGTVPAIFPASPSQGREAPSSGPEETAGPETSEVRRGVATDGPSPTPADGASASGLAVPLDLTKKDQRADPLAPSARTLALLSPSSAKYMTAPKCVICLSSPDEAAFDPCGHVCTCMRCAFQIENCPICRSQILKVLRIYLTA, translated from the exons ATGGGGGCCTGTATGTCCGCGATAGAAAGCTTGTGGCAATCCTCGTTGGACGGTGGAAACTCTCCAGGAGGCGGCCCACTATGGCAAGATCGACAGATCAGATGGGATCAGCCGAAACAACGATTACTCCTCCGACCCG GCGAAGTTCTGCGGAAACAGTTCGACAAAGTAGAGGacacaaaaggagacaaTGGAATTGGTGTTCTCCAGATCACCAATCTACGTGTCATATGGTACTGTCTCTATGTACCGAGACTCAACATTAGTATCG gCCTCCATTGTGTGACATATCTCCACTACAGCATGGCAGAAAGCAGCACATTTGGGAAGGCACGTGCTCTTCACCTGATGTCTCGTTTCAACTCAACGCGGTTTGAGTTTTCCTTCGCAATTCGCGCAGACCATGCCTACATTTTGTTCAAAGAAATGGAAGATGCAATTCAGTCCTACCGAGCTACAATTATCTACAA GGATCTTCTCCTTCGAGATGGTCGAGTGGTGACGGACGCGGGCGAGATTGAAATTCTCGAAGGCGAGCGAATTGTGAAATTT GTTGAAAGCTGTCACAGTCTCACCGAGAACTCCGCGTACCCAGGCAAAATGTATGTAACCAAC TATCGCATTTTGTGGGTGTCGAATCAGACCCCCTTCATGAACATCAGCCTGCCTTATGTTCAGATG AAACACGTCCTGTCACGATACAGTCAGCATGGAACAGCAATGGTGGTTGAGAGCCAGCCGACAGCAGGCGGCTATTGTCTGGCGTTTCGCATTCAACCTGTGGCATCGGATTCAGCGAAACAGCACGAGCGAGAACCTTCGTTGTCACCTCATCAACAGCTTAGTGCACTGATTTCCACAGTAAACAAATGCTTTCACG ATATCCGCGCTTGTCCGTGCTTCGGTCCAGTAGACGATGACAGAAAGACGGAGCAAGACAACTTTGTGATTGTCGTTTCGGGAGGCCCGGCAGCGCCCGCCGTGCCTTCAGCTGTACCTACACCTCCGTCAGCGATTGTCGACAACGCCGCCTTGCCAGTGTCGCGTCAAGCGCCTCCTGGCGCCTCTCACATGCTGGAAAGCGATGTTCCGGTTCTGCTTTCAACGGATGTAGGGACATCCGTGCCGGAGCGTGGAGCCGCGGGAAGAGAACACCTGCTCGAAGAGCTCCGCGGGGAGCCCGGTGAGCATGAAAGGCGCCAACTCGATTCAGGTGTACGTTTCGGTTCAGGGCGAAGTGGGTGCGAGGTAGAGCAGCCCCAAGAAGAACGGGAAAGGAGACGGTGTCTGTTAGAGGCCGACGTCGCTCCGGAGTCGATGGAGAGGGAAATGGAAGAAGTCGTCGATCGATCGCGGAACCTTCCAGTTGAGCAAGAGACACAACGCACAACACCAGCTCCTCCTGACGAG CCCTGCGTCGAGCCTCAACTCACAGAACTCCTCGTCGGGGAGGGACCTGGAATGCCTGAGCTG GCCCCTGGCGGGTTTCCTGCCCCGCCGGGGGGGCCTTCTCGCCCGGTCCGCAGTATGGGCAGATTCCCTTTTtcatcgttttcttctccgtctaACGCCCCGTCAGCGAGCAGTCAGGCGCGTGCAGGCCCTGCACCGTCTCCGCCCTCATCCTCTCTCGCAGTGCCCCTCCCTGAAGGAGACACGTGCAAcatctcttcctcgtctccacgCCTCAGGACTCCAGGCCTAAGTCCCCGCGCCCGCGGCGGCACTGTTCCCGCCATTTTCCCGGCGTCGCCATCCCAGGGGCGCGAAGCGCCTTCGTCGGGcccagaggagacggcgggTCCCGAGACCTCTGAGGTTCGGCGTGGCGTTGCGACGGACGGGCCCTCACCGACCCCCGCCGAtggcgcctccgcctcggGTCTCGCCGTCCCTCTGGATCTAACGAAGAAGGACCAAAGAGCCGACCCTCTTGCCCCAAGTGCCCGgactctcgctctcctttccCCCTCGAGTGCAAAATACATGACTGCCCCGAAATGTGTTATTTGTCTGTCATCTCCGGACGAA GCTGCTTTCGATCCGTGCGGCCACGTGTGcacgtgcatgcgttgcgcCTTTCAGATCGAAAATTGTCCA ATTTGCCGGTCCCAGATTCTGAAGGTATTGAGAATCTACTTGACCGCTTGA
- a CDS encoding Nucleoside-diphosphatase (encoded by transcript TGME49_259960~Signal peptide predicted by SignalP 2.0 HMM (probability 0.639) with cleavage site probability 0.300 at residue 38) — MEPRMRFSFPTQKNGRPSPGSLIRLLCSAFLSPLFVLAAVTSHQFSTAPAGETAVLYAVVLDAGSTGTGVFVYNVVHEEDKCHGGLGRVTVQVPALASGSVRPGISAFAKGQENGHSRGHAAFPDELLEEKQREAFFTPEAHDLGEQHDILLEQHLSHLKSGSRTQEEDDEEKHANTRLPSLVNSGLSELVDAEEGVEMYLQRLRVVVDKIVQTEEQKQRTFVFFRGTAGMRVLSEDQRESLLEEIRAALSTWGFQLPEGSMGATVLEGSEEGVLSWLALNQLLGNFDGDNRLIVVEPRHLLRQKTKWNSKSPAERETNEALKGEIEAGSMAADEREGGKKPQEKKRVGLIEMGSTSAQVVIHIPSGLRPSSVYTPLASKVDLVPEASGSTRRSKTFFPPIRSHSAASFPGSPVQDFVEVDLCTERHFLYAKSYFGFGRQRGVLEHIHETVQDALEERKTAIREGRAAPPTRENPFEVSISCVPSDVRVHVRPSHLLQKASTDSAVPLSLHDDGDWGGNAEWKRETLDDARQKGRNKIFHPAGVPKTDESSETLSWRMRPDRGAGLMKSIDRIAVQGASDAAACKEVRKNRE; from the exons ATGGAGCCACGTAtgcgcttctcctttcccaCTCAGAAGAACGGTCGACCGTCTCCCGGATCTCTCatccgtctcctctgctctgcttttctgtcaCCGCTCTTCGTACTAGCTGCTGTTACATCGCACCAATTTTCTACTGCACCCGCAGGCGAGACCGCCGTCCTGTACGCGGTTGTGCTGGATGCTGGAAGCACGGGAACCGGTGTGTTTGTGTACAATGTCGTGCATGAAGAGGACAAGTGCCACGGTGGCCTCGGGAGAGTTACTGTTCAAGTGCCCGCACTTGCATCTGGAAGTGTTCGTCCCGGAATCTCTGCATTTGCAAAGGGGCAAGAAAATGGGCATTCACGAGGCCATGCAGCATTTCCTGACGAGTTGctcgaagagaagcagagggaagcCTTCTTCACACCCGAGGCCCACGACTTGGGTGAACAG CATGATATCCTTCTCGAGCAGCATCTCAGCCATCTGAAGAGCGGCAGCCGGacacaagaggaagacgatgaGGAGAAACATGCCAACACTCGACTCCCCTCTCTCGTAAACAGCGGACTCTCCGAGCTTGTTGACGCTGAAGAGGGAGTAGAAATGTATTTGCAGAGACTGCGAGTGGTCGTCGACAAGATCGTTCAAAcggaagaacagaaacagagaacatttgttttttttcgaggCACAGCGGGAATGCGCGTGCTGTCGGAGgatcagagagagagcttgCTTGAGGAG ATAAGGGCCGCCTTGTCTACTTGGGGCTTCCAGCTGCCAGAAGGCAGCATGGGCGCGACAGTTTTGGAGGGGTCAGAAGAGGGCGTCTTGAGTTGGCTCGCGTTGAATCAACTTCTAGGCAACTTTGACGGAGACAATCGTCTTATCGTCGTCGAGCCTAGACACCTGCTGAGACAAAAGACGAAATGGAACAGCAAGTCTcctgcagagcgagagacaaacgaggCGCTTAAGGGAGAGATAGAAGCAGGCTCCATGGCAGCCGATGAACGCGAGGGTGGAAAGAAGccgcaagagaaaaaacgagtgGGGCTGATCGAAATGGGAAGCACCTCTGCCCAAGTTGTCATTCATATTCCCTCTGGTTTGCGGCCTTCGAGTGTGTACACACCTCTCGCCTCGAAAGTGGATCTGGTGCCTGAAGCAAGTGGAAGCACGAGACGATCCAAGACCTTCTTTCCTCCAATCCGCAGCCATTCCGCCGCCAGTTTTCCAGGCTCGCCAGTCCAGGATTTTGTCGAGGTCGACTTGTGCACCGAACGCCACTTCCTGTACGCCAAGAGCTACTTTGGGTTCG GTCGACAACGCGGTGTCCTAGAGCACATCCACGAGACAGTTCAGGATGCGCTGGAAGAGCGCAAAACGGCAATCCGAGAAGGCCGAGCAGCCCCGCCGACGCGAGAGAATCCCTTTGAAGTGTCGATCTCTTGTGTGCCTTCCGATGTTCGCGTGCACGTCCGACCTTCTCACTTGCTCCAGAAGGCTTCCACCGACAGCGCCGTGCCCCTGTCTCTACACGACGACGGAGATTGGGGAGGCAACGCTgagtggaaaagagagacactcgaCGACGCTCggcagaaggggagaaacaaGATCTTTCACCCCGCGGGTGTTCCCAAGACCGACGAGTCCAGTGAAACCCTCAGCTGGCGCATGCGCCCAGACAGAGGTGCTGGGCTGATGAAGAGCATCGACCGAATCGCAGTGCAAGGCGCTTCGGACGCAGCCGCGTGCAAGGAGGTgcggaagaacagagaataA